TGATTATACCCTTCTTTTAAGAATTCCGGGCATTGGTGTCCGCTCAGCCTTAAAAATAAGAGCGGCAAGAAGAGTAGGCTCCTTAAGCTATGATGACTTAAAGAAATTCGGTGTTGTGTTAAAGCGGGCGAAGCATTTCATAACCTGCCAGGGCAAATATTACGGCACATCATTTACTGATTTGCCCATCATCCGTCAGTTTTTACTGCCTTCGGAAAAAACGCAGGCTCCTAAAAATAAATTCGAGCAGCTTTCCATTTACAATATGATGCAGGATAATTCATCTGCAGTTACAGGAGAACTTTAAAATGATTATCTTTACTTATGACGGGACCTTTGAAGGCCTTCTCTCGGCAGTCTGTGAAGCCTTTAATAAAAAAATCCGTCCGGGGGCTTTCATAAAAAAAGACAGGGTGCAGCAAAGCATCATAGACACCTATGTTGAAGTTGAAACGGATAAAGAAAAGGTAATCAGAATAACCGAGGCTGTTAATAGAAGAATTGGCGGAGATACACTATTGAATATATTTTACCTTTACTTATCCGAATATGAGAATTCCGGAAAGCTCATATTCGAATACATTAATTTAGGATGGAAGGTGGGTTTCAAGCTTAATCTCCACCTTCAGGATGAAAGGGTTCTAAATGTAATGAATGTCTGTAAAAAGGTAACCTTTGAAGTACACAGGCTTTTAGGCCTCATAAGATTCAAAAAACTAAAAGGAGATGTATTATATGCTCCCATTGAGCCGGATTACAACACCCTGCCTCTTTTGGCAACTCATTTTGTTGAAAGGATGTCAAATGAGCTATTTATAATCCATGATGTAAAAAGAAACACCGCTGTCCTGTACAATAAAAAAGAATATGAAATAGTCCCTTTCTATCTTGATTCAGCTTTGCAATCAGCTGATGAAGAAATGGATTTTCAGGTTCTTTGGAAAGATTATTTTAACAGCATAGCCATTCCTGACAGAGAAAACAAGGCTCTGCAGAAAAGCTTCATGCCGGTCAGATACTGGAAGCACCTCACGGAGAAAAATCCCCTTCTGTAATCTTTATTTTACATGGTAATATTTACATATTATGTGTTTTGTTATAAAATTATTTTACTGTAAAATTATTTTATAACAAAATAAGGAGAAGTGATTATGAAAGATTTGACTCAAGGCAATGAGGCCAAACAGATTTTCTTCTTCGCACTGCCTATGCTTATAGGCAATATTTTTCAGCAGCTGTATTCTACCGTAGACAGTATTATCGTAGGCCGCGCATTGGGGAAAAGCGCCCTGGCGGCCGTAGGCGCCAGCTTCCCCATTTTATTCCTTCTTATAGCCCTCATTATGGGAATAACCATGGGTTCCACCATTATGATTTCCCAGTTCTACGGAGCCAGGGATATAAAAAAAGTTAAAACCACCATCGACACGGCATATATATCCCTCCTTATCGGAGCCCTTATAATGATGGTAGTGGGGTTGATGATCAGCGGACCCATTTTAAAATTGTTAAAAACTCCCGATACCGTGCTGCCTACAGCTAAATCATACCTTAATATAATGTTTTTAGGCATGCCGGTTATGTTCGGATATAACTCCATAAGCGCCATATTAAGAGGCCTGGGAGATTCCAGAACCCCCCTCACTTTTTTGATAATTGCAACAGTTATAAATATCATACTGGATTTGATCTTTGTAATGGTATTCAACTGGGGCGTCGCAGGAGCGGCATGGGCGACGGTAATCGCACAGGCATGTTCCTTTGCCTTTGGAGTATTCCATCTTAACAGAACCCACGAGGTTTTAAGATTCAGCATTAAAGGCATGACCTATGATAAAGAAATATTTAAAACCATAGTAAGAATAGGCCTTCCCTCCGGCGTACAGCAAATGTTGGTCTCTGCCGGAATGATGGCATTGACCAGAATTGTAAACGGCTACGGAACCGACACCATGGCAGCCTACACGGCGGCTACCAGGATTGAATCCTTTGCAGTAATGCCCTGTATGAACGTATCCATGGCGGTATCCACCTTTGTAGGGCAGAACATCGGAGCCAACAAGCCCGAAAGAGTAAAACAGGGATTTAAGGCAGGAATTTTGATATCCGGCACTATATCCTTGACAATATCCATAGTTGTAATACTCTTTGGAAAGCACCTCATATCGATATTTACCTCAGACGCCGCCGTAAAGGCAATAGGCGGAAGATATTTAACCATAGTGGGAGCCTTCTTTATAGTATTCTCCACCCAGTTTATAGTCAATGCGGTATTAAGAGGCGCCGGAGATACATTTGTACCTATGCTCTTTACCATACTTTCCCTATGGGTCATAAGAATTCCCGCATCGGCGCTTTTATCTGCCAGAATTGGTTCCGACGGCATATGGTGGGGCATTCCTGTAGCCTGGATAGCTGGTCTTTTGATGTGCTATAGTTATTACAGAACAGACAAATGGAAAAACAAAGCAGTAGTCAGAAGGAGTGTACTCAATGCAGAATAAGGAAACGGCCCGGAAACTTTTAAATTTTTTCGTAAATTTCAACAGCCACATGAAGATTTATCATAATTATCACAATGACAGCCGACCCATAACCGAGCAGCAGTTTAAAACCATGCTTAACCTTAAAATATTGGAGCGCTGCACTTTGAAAGAACTCAGTGAAAAGCTTAATTTATCAAGCTCCAGCACCTGCATAATGCTAAACAAGCTTGATGAGGAAGGCTATATTACAAGGGAAAGCGATACAAAGGACAGGCGAAATACATTTTACAGCCTTTCAAATAAAGGTCAGGAATTTTTAAATGAGGACCTTGATAAAAAGCTGGACATCATAGGCAGCAGATTGGAAAAGCTTTCTGAAGACAAACTTGAGCGGCTTATAAGCTCTATGAATGAATTTCAGGAGATATTAAAAGAGATAAAGAGTCTTTAAGACTCTTTATCTCTTCTATAAACTATTTTAATCGGCCTATCCTAGCCACTGGCGCATGTAAAAATTTCGGAATCTTAGTTCCGGGTGAACAGGTAAACAAAAGGCAGGTGGAAGGACCGGCGGATTTATTTACATCCACATCACCTATGAGTTCAAGTATCAATTCACACCCATTGCTTTTAGCCAATGTTTGCGCTTCTGCCAATATACCTCTTGAGCCTACGGGCAATATATCATGAACCCCTTCGATAAAGGATAGCAGCTTTATATGATTTCCTTTTGCCACCTCTTTATCATCCGGATCGTCAACCTCATTTCCTACCTTGGGAATGCCTAAGAAATACACATCATCCAAAGCCCTTGACGTTCCAATCCTAAGCTCTTCTTTGCCGCACCTTCCTACAACTGTGACGCCAACGGCAGTTTGTTTTGTGGTCATATTTTTTTCAGTGCTTATTGCTATTGGCAGTTCCTTTATATCATTTGCCTTCAGCTCGTCGTATACTCCGTCCAGTATGCCTTCTCCAGTGGGATTCAGCTCGTTTGAGATTGTGACGGACATGACTATGGGATATGCACCTGCCGACAATATCTCTAAAAGCGGCACTCTGGCTGCATATCTTCCTACTATATAAGGCGTAACCTTCACGACATCCAGCTCTTTGCTTCCTATAGCTCCGCTGGAATCGCAGGCAGTCACTATATAAACATTGCCGCAATCCACAACCTCAACATCCCGACCAAAATATCCCATTATTTAGCCTCCTGAATCTCCTTCACAAATCCTACATTTTTAATGGATGAGAAAACTACTGCAGCCAAAATTACATTGAATATGCTGGCAGCCATCAACGGCAGAAGTGATGCCAAAAATACCGGCAGCCCTAAGTTAGGAATGAATATCAGTATAACAGGTGATACAATACCATTTAATATAATACCTGCTATAATTGCCACAATCAAGTTAATTTTATTTGCTATAAAGCTGAATACCACCATTATTATTCCCATTTCAACGGCTACAACGAGATGGATCGGCAAGCTCATAGGAAAACCTCCCAATGCCGCTGACAGCATATGTCCTAAAAATGCCACGGCAGCCCCCGGCAATCCTCCCAGGACAAGAGATGCTAAAAATGCCGGCAGCGAATCAAATGCAATGCTTGATGTAACGGGATTAGGGATTTTTATGTACCCACCTATGATGCTAAGAGCGATAAAAAGGCCCATCATAATAATTGTTTTTTGTTTTTTCATAATACTTTTCCCCCTTGAAATTTTAAAAATAAGAATCCCACCTACTATGGCAATCTTTGATTGCTATAGCAGGTCCCGGGAACCCTTTATTACATATAAAAAAGTCCTTAAATACAAAAATACCGTATTTAAGGACTTTACCGTCATCCTGCTGCCTGTCTGCACAGACATATTACATAAAGGCAGGTCTCCTGGCTTACGGAATAACAAGACTTTCGCCTTCCCGGCAAAAGCCAGTGGCAATTGAAAATCTCTACCGTGTACAGTGGTGGGTCCGCTGAGGATTTTCACCTCATTCCCTATTATCCATAATGGCACCTTCACGCTTTTATTTAGCTTTCATGATATGATAATTCCTGTAAGGAATTATCATATCATGTTTATATTATCACATTTAGCTGCTTAAAACAATATTTAAAACTACATTTCTGCTGTTATATCTCCTGCAACGGTATTTTTCCTTTTAAATAGCTTTGTCTTAAGAAATACCGAAAGATCATCAAACAATGTATAGGTTACCGGGATAAAGACCAGTGTCAATAAGGTTGAAAGGGTCAATCCGCCTATAACCACCGTACCCATAGGCGCCATAGTCTCGGCTCCTTCGCCTATTCCTAATGCCATGGGCATAAGGCCTAAAATGGTTGTCAAAGTCGTCATCAATATCGGTCTTAGCCTTATGGGGCCTGCATTTATAACGGCAGTCCTCCTGTCCTCTCCTCTTTTTCTTCTTGTTATAATGTAGTCTATCAGCACTATGGCATTATTAACAACTATACCGGCCAGCATTATAACTCCTATAAAAGCCGGGACGCTTAAAGACCTTCTTGTCAATGCCAGAGCCAGGGCGCCTCCCGAAAATGAGAAGGGCACTGACAGCATGATTATAAATGGATTCAGCAATGACTCAAACTGGGATGCTATTACCATGTAAACTATGATAAGGGCAAGAACGAGCGCCATTCCAAGATCGGCAAAAGCTTCCTGCTGCTGCTGGCTTTCTCCGCCTATCTCAAAAATATATCCGTCCGGCATATTATATTCCATAAGCTTTTGATTTATATCATTTGTCACGCTCAAAAGGTCTCTTCCCATAATCTGGCTGGATACGGTAACCACCCTAACCTGATTATCCCTGTTTATGGTTATGGGGCCTTTTTCTATGGTTACCTCGGCCACCTGGCCTATAGTAACGCTGGCACCCGAGGCTGTCTGTATTATTATCTGCTTTAAATTGGATAAGCTTTCATTGTACAAATTATCGCTCTTTATAACTACGTCCAGCTCATCACCGTCATATTTCAGTGTTGTCGCCGTTCTTCCTGTAATATTTCCCCTTACGGCTGACGCTATCTGGGAGGCTGTCAGGCCATACTGGGTGGCAGCACGCCTGTCTATTTTTATCTGAACTTCGGGTACCTCTCTGTCCAGGCTGGAGCTTGGTTCTCTTGTTCCTTCGACAGATCTTATTATATTTTCAAAATCATCGCTTATTCTTTTCAGCTCTTCCAAATCGTCTCCCTTTATGCTTATGCTTATAGGAGAACCTCCCATCATACCCATGCTGCCGGTTGCGGCCGTAACTCCTATTTTAGCACCGGGTATATCCTTTACCAGATTACGTATTTCATCTGCTACTTCAAGAGAGCCTCTCTCTCTTTCGCTTAAGCTTTTCAGCATTACTGTAATAGAGCCGCTGTTTGAGCCCCCGCCAAGATAACCTCCGCCGGAACCCGCCCTTGAAAATACCGACTTTATTTCCTGAATTCCTTCAATCTTTCCCTCAATGTCTGACACCAATTTTGCCACATCTTCAATTTCAGCGCCGTCAGGCATGGATATGCTTATGGAAATCTGACCCTGGTCCGATTGGGGGAAAAATTCCGAACCAACTGTTGAAAGGGAGACCATGCTTGCTATAAATACGGCAATGGCTATAAATACGGTGCTCTTTCTGTGATTCAACGCCCAGTTTAAT
This region of Oxobacter pfennigii genomic DNA includes:
- a CDS encoding TIGR03915 family putative DNA repair protein; translated protein: MIIFTYDGTFEGLLSAVCEAFNKKIRPGAFIKKDRVQQSIIDTYVEVETDKEKVIRITEAVNRRIGGDTLLNIFYLYLSEYENSGKLIFEYINLGWKVGFKLNLHLQDERVLNVMNVCKKVTFEVHRLLGLIRFKKLKGDVLYAPIEPDYNTLPLLATHFVERMSNELFIIHDVKRNTAVLYNKKEYEIVPFYLDSALQSADEEMDFQVLWKDYFNSIAIPDRENKALQKSFMPVRYWKHLTEKNPLL
- a CDS encoding MATE family efflux transporter, producing MKDLTQGNEAKQIFFFALPMLIGNIFQQLYSTVDSIIVGRALGKSALAAVGASFPILFLLIALIMGITMGSTIMISQFYGARDIKKVKTTIDTAYISLLIGALIMMVVGLMISGPILKLLKTPDTVLPTAKSYLNIMFLGMPVMFGYNSISAILRGLGDSRTPLTFLIIATVINIILDLIFVMVFNWGVAGAAWATVIAQACSFAFGVFHLNRTHEVLRFSIKGMTYDKEIFKTIVRIGLPSGVQQMLVSAGMMALTRIVNGYGTDTMAAYTAATRIESFAVMPCMNVSMAVSTFVGQNIGANKPERVKQGFKAGILISGTISLTISIVVILFGKHLISIFTSDAAVKAIGGRYLTIVGAFFIVFSTQFIVNAVLRGAGDTFVPMLFTILSLWVIRIPASALLSARIGSDGIWWGIPVAWIAGLLMCYSYYRTDKWKNKAVVRRSVLNAE
- a CDS encoding MarR family winged helix-turn-helix transcriptional regulator, which gives rise to MQNKETARKLLNFFVNFNSHMKIYHNYHNDSRPITEQQFKTMLNLKILERCTLKELSEKLNLSSSSTCIMLNKLDEEGYITRESDTKDRRNTFYSLSNKGQEFLNEDLDKKLDIIGSRLEKLSEDKLERLISSMNEFQEILKEIKSL
- a CDS encoding ECF transporter S component, translated to MKKQKTIIMMGLFIALSIIGGYIKIPNPVTSSIAFDSLPAFLASLVLGGLPGAAVAFLGHMLSAALGGFPMSLPIHLVVAVEMGIIMVVFSFIANKINLIVAIIAGIILNGIVSPVILIFIPNLGLPVFLASLLPLMAASIFNVILAAVVFSSIKNVGFVKEIQEAK